AACCCGGTGGCGGATTATTTGCAGGATCAGTATCCCGGCATCCGGCTTCGTTTTTATCCGGACCTAAAGGGGGTTTTGCGGGCAGTGGCCAAAGATGAGGCTGAAATTGCGCTGGGCAGCCTGCACCGGGTCAGCTATATCCTGCACGAACTCGGGCTTTATGATTTAAAAATCGCGGGGCAGACCCCGTACAAGGAACAACTGGGCCTGGGCATTGCCGGAGACAACCCCGTCCTTGCCGCCATCATGGACAAGGCCCTGGAATCGGTTTCCGGCCGGGAGGTGAGCCGGATCACCCGCAAATGGCTTTCGATCCGGTATGACAAGGGATTTGATACGCTGCTGCTGTTTCAGATTCTGGGGGTTGTGGCTGTGCTCATGAGTCTGTTTGTTTTCTGGAACAGAAAACTGGCCCGCTTAAACCGGGATCTGGGCATTGCCCATCAGGCGCTGGCTGTTAAAAGCCTGGAACTGGAAAGGCTTTCAATCACAGATGCCCTGACCGGCATTTTCAACAGGCTCAAAACCGAAGATCTCCTGCTGGATGAAATCCGGCGTATCCGGAGAACCCGACAGCCGTTTTCCATTATCATGCTGGACGTGGATCACTTCAAGCAAATCAATGATTCGTACGGACATCAGACCGGAGACCATGTCTTAAAGCAGATCACTGATCTGTTGCATGCCAATATCCGTCAGGCCGACAGCATCGGCCGGTGGGGCGGGGAGGAGTTTTTGATCCTTTGCCCGGACACATCAATGAAAGGGGCAGTGATTTTGGCCCAGCATCTTCGCAATTCGGTTGCAGGGCTGCAGTTTTCCGCGGCCGGCCGGGTGACCTGCAGTTTCGGCGTGGCCGAATATCATCCGGGAGAAGGCATCACCCAGCTTTTGCGGAGGGTGGACCGGGCCATGTACCGGGCCAAGCAGCGCGGCCGAAACCGGGTGGAAGTTTTGGAATAAGCCGGTTCACTTCAGACAAGCCTTTTTATGGCCTTGTTTACGGCAGTGGCTCGTCGGTGTAGGCCACATTGGCTTCCTGCGGGGTGCGGGGCTCAAGGGGCCTGTTGTTGGCAATGTCATCGACCCAGTTGGCATTGAGCAGCAGGGATTTGCCGGATAAAACAATGTCTGCGTCCTGCAGGGCCTGGTCGGCTGTTTTGCGGTCATAGATCCCGCCGCAGATCATCAGCGGCTTGCCGGTTTTCTGCCTTGTGAGCTGTGCCATGTTTTGATCCGTTTCAAATGCCGGGTAGCTGAAATTCAGTGTGGAGACCGAAACGGCATCCACCGGCTCTTTGTCCAGCAAGCCGATGGTTTCCAGCCATTGGTCCTTTTCAAACAATGACACCTTCATGTCCACAACGCCCCAGTTTGATATCCGGAAGGTCAACAGCCGATCTTCGGGCATGACCTCGTGCACCGCACGGATAATCTGTCTGGCCAGCCGGAATCGGTTTTCGGTGGAGCCGCCGTAGTGGTCTGTGCGCTTGTTGGAATATGGGGATAAAAACGAATTGATCAGATAACCGTGGGCCCCGTGGACCTCAACACCGTCAAAACCGGCTTGAACAGCGCCTTTGGCGGTTTCGGCAAATCCGCGGATCACATGATCAATGTCAAATCGGTTCATTTCATCGGGCACCGGAAAAGGCTGTCCGGTGAGGGGGTTTTCCTGTTTGGGTGCCACCGGACTCGGGGCGATGATCCGGCCGGCGGGATTGATTTCCGGCCAGGCCACCCGGCCGCAGTGAAACATCTGCATGATTGCCGTGCTGCCGGCGTCTTTGATGGCCCGTACCACCGGCTTCCAGGCCTCGATCTGTCGCTGGGTGACCATCCGGGACTGCCGGGGATAGCCCTGGGCGCTTTCATAGTCTGTGAGCACGGCTTCGGTGAAAACAAGGCCCACGCCGTTTTGGGCCCGGTGCACCAGAAAGTCGAGCACATCCTGGCGCGGCACACTGTCTTTGACAGCAGACGTGCGCGTCATGGGCGCCACACCGATGTGGTTTTTCAAATGCACGTTTTTGATCCAAAATCCGGAAAACAAATCTTTTTCTGCCATGATGGGCTCCTTTGTCTTTTTTCGCCCGCCGGGGCGGATTCAGACGAGATCCAGGTCTTTGTGCTTTTTGGCAATGGCTGCGGCCATGTCATCGAGTGCTTTGAAATCGGATTGCGAGGCAAGGCCCTTGCACAAAACCGGATCAAGGACCTCCACTTTGAGGTTGCCGGTCATGGAGGCAAGGGTTTCCACGGTTTTGCCGCCCCAGCCGTAGGAGCCGAGAATGGAAAGAAATTTGGTTTTTGGCCGCAGGGCATTGGCCAGAAATGCGGCGTATGCGGCCATGGGATGGGGGCCGGCCAGCACCGTGGGCGTGCCCACCACAATGGTGGCCGCATCCACCAGGGACATGGCCAGTTTGCCGATATCGGTCACAGGCAGGTTAAACAGTTCCACGCGCACACCCTGATCTGTGAGGGCCGAGGCCAGGTGATCCACCATTTGCCGGGTGCTGCCGTGCATGGAGACAAAGGGCAGCACCACCAGGTTTTTGGGCGCACCGTTGACCCACTGGTCATAGGCATCCATGATCCAGCCGGGCTGGTCGTAGATCTGGCCGTGGCTCGGGGCGATCATGTCAATGTCATAGGGTTTGAGCTTTTCCAGATTTTTGGCGATGACTTTGCCAAACGGCATCATGATTTCGGCAAAATAGCGCTTGGCCGCCTCATATACCCGTCCCGGGTCGGTGACAAAAAGGTCGGATGTGGCAATGTGGGAGCCGAAAAAATCACAGCTGAACAATATGCGGTCTTGCTCCAGGTAGGTGACCATGGTCTCGGGCCAGTGCACCCAGGGGGTGTGGATGAATGTTAAGGTTTTATCCCCCAGAGACAATACATCGCCGTCTTCAACAGGGGAAAACACGCTTTCGTCGAGTCGGAGAAGGTCCATAAGCATGTTTTTGGCTTTGGGGGTGACCACCACCTTTGCTCCGGGAAATTTCTCCAGCACCCGGCCGATGGTGCCGGAATGATCCTGCTCGGCATGATGGGAGATGATGTAGTCGATTTTTTCTACCCCCCGGAGTTGCTCCATGAGCGTGTCTTCCATGGGCGGATCCACGGTGTCCAAAAGCGCGGTTTTTTCGCTTCCCTTGATGAGATAGGCATTGTAGCTCGTGCCGTCGGGCAGGGGGATCAGGGAGTCAAACAGCCGCCGGTCCCAGTCAATGGCGCCCAGCCAGTAGATGTTGTCCTTGATTTTTCTTTTTTCCATTATAATGCTCCTGTTTTTTGTCCCGGTCTTCTCTGCATGTGGCCGGATAGCAATTGAAATAAAAACATGAAATGAGTTTTAAGCCCATAATATAGCTTTGCCCACGGCAAAGGTCAAATCCACCCTTATCACCCCGGCTCAGGAATTCCTGTCTTTTGTCTTTTCGGTTCATTGCAACTTGATACGTATTTGAAATGCTGGACATATTTCGAAAAAACGGTCAAAAACACGGACAGGAACAGGAAAAGCGAAAGCCGGGCAGCAACATGGGCAACATGGATGAGAAAATCAAAAATTATTTTCAGCATAGAGAAGAGGTGGCTTCGGTTTACCTGTTCGGCTCCCGTGCCGCAGGAAGACAGATGGCCGCAAGCGACGTGGATATAGCCGTTCTTCTGCACTATAAATATCTTGCATCCGCAAACGCCCTTCAGGAAAAATACCTGGTTGAACTCGGCAGAATCCTGAAAAAAGATATTCACCCGGTAATGATGAACCATGCAGGAGAAATTCTGCTAAAGCAGATTCTGTCCAAAGGAAGGCGTCTCCTGGTGCGGGATTCATATTTCGACTCTTATTTTACAATGATTGCCGTCTCCAGGATTGCGGATTTCAATTATTACCTGAAACAGATGCAGGACGGCATGAAACAAAAGATTCTGGAGTCGTGAAAAAATGGTTGATCGTACATGAATACGGCAAGCTGGATTTTGAAAGGATTTACGGAAAACTCCAGGATGACATCAGGGATCTTGATGTGTTTTTAAAAGCCGTGATTCAGAAATTTAATTTGTAAGTTTCTAAGGATTCCTATGCATAACAAATCAGGGTCTTGAGTTTGCGCCCAGGGGTTGCGGCAATTCCATTAATGCACCCGGAAACCGCAGAAATGAGATAGCCGGCCACCTGCGCCCCGGGGGCGAAAGGTGGCCGACCCCTTGCCAATGCAGAATTTTAGCTGCTTTCCGGGAGTCTTTATCCCACGTCTGCCGGATAGACCCGCTTGGGATCGCTGAAGTATTCTTTGGTCAACCGGATGATGACCGGGCTTAAAAGGATCAGGGCGATGAGGTTGGGCCAGGCCATCAGGGCGTTGAATATATCCGAGATGGTCCAGACCGTGGATAGTTCCACATAGGCGCCAACCGGCAAAAGCAGGCAGTAAAGCACCCGGTAGGGCATGACCAGTTTTTGGCCGAAAAGATAGTCAATGCACCGGTCCCCGTAATAAGACCAGGTAATGGCCGTGGAAAAGGCGAAAAAGATGATGCCGATGGCCACAATGTATCCGCCCGGGCCGGGAAGCCCCATGTTAAAGGCTTTGGCCGTCAGGTCGGCACCGGTTTCCCCGGAGGTAAAAGCCCCTGTGATAATGATGACCAGGCCGGTCATGGTGCAGACCACAATGGTGTCAATAAAGGGACCGAGCATGGAAATCAGCCCGGCGCGCACCGGTTCGCTGGTTTTGGCCGCCCCCCAGGCAATGGGAGCGCTTCCCAGGCCGGCCTCGTTTGAAAATACGCCCCGGGCCACGCCAAAGCGGATGACCTGCGCCACAGCCGCGCCGGCAAAGCCGCCGGTGGCCGCCGTTCCGGTAAAAGCATCTGTAAAGATCATGCCAAAGGCGGCCGGAACCTCGCTGATATTGGCAAAGATCACCACCAGGGAGCCGATCACGTAAAACGTTGCCATGATGGGAACCAGCCGGCTGGCCACCTGGCCGATGCGCTTGATGCCGCCGACAATCACAAGAAAAACAAGGGCGCCGATGAGCAGGCCTGTCACCAGCTTGGGAATCCCGAAATAGGTCTGAACGGGTTCAGCCACGGAATTGGCCTGGACCATGTTGCCGATGCCAAATGAGGCCACGGCTGCAAACACGGCAAATAAGACCCCCAGCCATTTCTGCCCCAGGCCCTTTTCAATGTAGTACATGGGCCCGGCACCCACCACGCCGTCGGGGTGAATGGTCCGGTAATGCAGGGAAAGAAGGCATTCCCCGTATTTCAGAGCCATGCCGAAAACCGCGGTGACCCACATCCAGAACATGGCGCCGGG
The nucleotide sequence above comes from Desulfosalsimonas propionicica. Encoded proteins:
- a CDS encoding NADH-dependent flavin oxidoreductase, with translation MAEKDLFSGFWIKNVHLKNHIGVAPMTRTSAVKDSVPRQDVLDFLVHRAQNGVGLVFTEAVLTDYESAQGYPRQSRMVTQRQIEAWKPVVRAIKDAGSTAIMQMFHCGRVAWPEINPAGRIIAPSPVAPKQENPLTGQPFPVPDEMNRFDIDHVIRGFAETAKGAVQAGFDGVEVHGAHGYLINSFLSPYSNKRTDHYGGSTENRFRLARQIIRAVHEVMPEDRLLTFRISNWGVVDMKVSLFEKDQWLETIGLLDKEPVDAVSVSTLNFSYPAFETDQNMAQLTRQKTGKPLMICGGIYDRKTADQALQDADIVLSGKSLLLNANWVDDIANNRPLEPRTPQEANVAYTDEPLP
- a CDS encoding FprA family A-type flavoprotein, whose product is MEKRKIKDNIYWLGAIDWDRRLFDSLIPLPDGTSYNAYLIKGSEKTALLDTVDPPMEDTLMEQLRGVEKIDYIISHHAEQDHSGTIGRVLEKFPGAKVVVTPKAKNMLMDLLRLDESVFSPVEDGDVLSLGDKTLTFIHTPWVHWPETMVTYLEQDRILFSCDFFGSHIATSDLFVTDPGRVYEAAKRYFAEIMMPFGKVIAKNLEKLKPYDIDMIAPSHGQIYDQPGWIMDAYDQWVNGAPKNLVVLPFVSMHGSTRQMVDHLASALTDQGVRVELFNLPVTDIGKLAMSLVDAATIVVGTPTVLAGPHPMAAYAAFLANALRPKTKFLSILGSYGWGGKTVETLASMTGNLKVEVLDPVLCKGLASQSDFKALDDMAAAIAKKHKDLDLV
- the mntA gene encoding type VII toxin-antitoxin system MntA family adenylyltransferase antitoxin, producing MLDIFRKNGQKHGQEQEKRKPGSNMGNMDEKIKNYFQHREEVASVYLFGSRAAGRQMAASDVDIAVLLHYKYLASANALQEKYLVELGRILKKDIHPVMMNHAGEILLKQILSKGRRLLVRDSYFDSYFTMIAVSRIADFNYYLKQMQDGMKQKILES
- a CDS encoding HepT-like ribonuclease domain-containing protein, which translates into the protein MKKWLIVHEYGKLDFERIYGKLQDDIRDLDVFLKAVIQKFNL
- a CDS encoding alanine/glycine:cation symporter family protein: MEEILGMISSFVWGPVTIVLLVGTGILLTIVVPLIQLRKFGYAWKLISGKYDDPKDKGEISHFQALTAALSATIGTGNIAGVGTAVAIGGPGAMFWMWVTAVFGMALKYGECLLSLHYRTIHPDGVVGAGPMYYIEKGLGQKWLGVLFAVFAAVASFGIGNMVQANSVAEPVQTYFGIPKLVTGLLIGALVFLVIVGGIKRIGQVASRLVPIMATFYVIGSLVVIFANISEVPAAFGMIFTDAFTGTAATGGFAGAAVAQVIRFGVARGVFSNEAGLGSAPIAWGAAKTSEPVRAGLISMLGPFIDTIVVCTMTGLVIIITGAFTSGETGADLTAKAFNMGLPGPGGYIVAIGIIFFAFSTAITWSYYGDRCIDYLFGQKLVMPYRVLYCLLLPVGAYVELSTVWTISDIFNALMAWPNLIALILLSPVIIRLTKEYFSDPKRVYPADVG